From a region of the Cyprinus carpio isolate SPL01 chromosome B21, ASM1834038v1, whole genome shotgun sequence genome:
- the LOC109089547 gene encoding olfactory receptor 52D1-like translates to MDNMSYPLILTLMVPKETKSYRHVYFICFLALYLLILSIIIRLAMVIIMEKALHEPMYIFLCHLCINGVYGASGFYPKFLSDLILDSYVISSHMCTLQTFVIYSSLLSEFTILTVMSYDRYVAICKPLEYHSKLTKNTCVKLIMFSWFVPNSLTVASVLLSKLRPFCKYHIDKLYCDNWSIVKLSCASSFVNNVFGYAITVIFLSFIGFIIVSYIKLISACKASLENRRKFWQTCLPHIFSLINFTIAMLFDVMYSRYGENDISESLRNFLALELVIVPPVFNPLIYGLNIRAVRTRVFTSCVASRVNVSQNIKT, encoded by the coding sequence ATGGATAACATGTCTTATCCTCTGATACTGACACTTATGGTGCCAAAAGAAACTAAATCATATAgacatgtatattttatttgctttcttGCATTATATCTACTTATATTGTCGATTATTATTCGTCTTGCTATGGTCATTATAATGGAGAAAGCTCTTCATGAACCAATGTACATATTCTTGTGTCATTTGTGTATAAATGGGGTTTATGGCGCTTCAGGATTCTACCCTAAATTTCTGTCTGATTTAATATTGGATTCATATGTGATCTCCTCTCACATGTGTACTTTGCAAACCTTTGTTATTTACAGCTCTTTACTTTCTGAGTTCACAATATTAACAGTGATGTCTTATGATAGATATGTAGCCATATGCAAACCTTTAGAGTATCATTCCAAATTAACTAAAAACACCTGTGTGAAACTAATTATGTTCTCATGGTTTGTTCCTAACTCCTTGACAGTTGCATCAGTTCTGTTATCAAAGTTGAGGCCCTTTTGTAAATATCACATAGACAAATTATATTGTGACAACTGGTCAATTGTAAAACTGtcttgtgcatcatcttttgtTAATAATGTCTTTGGATATGctattactgttatatttttgAGCTTTATAGGTTTTATAATTGTGTCTTACATTAAACTGATCTCTGCATGTAAAGCATCTTTAGAAAACAGAAGGAAATTCTGGCAAACATGTTTGCCACATATATTTTCACTTATAAATTTCACTATTGCTATGCTTTTTGATGTTATGTATAGTAGATATGGTGAAAATGATATTTCAGAGAGTTTGCGTAATTTTTTGGCTCTTGAACTGGTGATAGTCCCACCTGTGTTCAATCCTCTAATCTATGGGTTAAATATTAGAGCAGTGCGCACAAGAGTTTTCACTTCATGTGTTGCATCAAGAGTAAATGTTTCACAaaacatcaaaacttaa